In Hirundo rustica isolate bHirRus1 chromosome 4, bHirRus1.pri.v3, whole genome shotgun sequence, a genomic segment contains:
- the XPOT gene encoding exportin-T codes for MDEQALLGLNPNADADFRQRALAYFEQLKISQDAWQVCAEALAQSIYSDDHIKFFCFQVLEHQVKFKYSELTEVQQQLIRETLITWLQAQMLNPQPEKTFIRNKAAQVFALLFVTEYLTKWPKFFFDILSVVDLNPRGVDMYLRILMAVDAELVDRDVVHTSEEARRNTLLKDTMREQCIPSLVESWYQILQNYQYNNSELTCQCLEVVGAYVSWIDLSLIANERFINMLLGHMSVEVLREEACDCLFEIVNKGMDPIDKTKLVESLCQVLQSAGLFSIDQEDDVDFLARFSKLVNGMGQALIASWTKLIKNGDMKSAQDTLQAIEAKVALMLQLLIHEDDDISSNIIGFCYDYLHILKQLSALSDQQKANVEAIMLAVMKKLTYDEEYNFENEGEDEAMFVEYRKQLKLLLDRLAQVSPELLLASVRRVFNTTLQNWQTTRFMEVEVAIRLLYMLAEALPVSHGAHFSGDVTKATALQDMMRTLVTSGVSAYQHTSVTLEFFETVVRYEKFFAVEPQHIPTVLMAFLDHRGLRHTSPKVRSRTAYLFSRFVKSLNKQMNPFIEDVLNRIQDLMELSPPENGYQALLSSDDQLFIYETAGVLIVNSEYSAERKQVLMRNLLTPLMEKFKVLLEKLMMAQDEDRQMALADCLNHAVGFASRTSKAFSNKQTVKQCGCSEVYLDCLQTFLPALSCPLQKEVLRSGVRTFLHRMIICLEEEVLPFIPSASEHMLKDCEAKDLQEFIPLINQITAKFKTQVSPFLQQMFMPLLHAIFEVLLLPAEENDQSAALEKQMLRRSYFAFLQTVTGSGMSEVIANQGAENVERVLFTVIQGAVDYPDPIAQKTCFIILSKLVELWGGKDGPVGFADFVYKHIVPACFLAPLKQTFDLADAQTVLALSECAVTLKTIHLKRGPECIQYLQQEYLPSLQVAPEIIQEFCQALQQPDAKVFKNYLKVFFQRAKP; via the exons ATGGATGAACAAGCCCTTTTAGGGCTCAACCCGAATGCCGATGCAGACTTCAGACAAAGA GCACTAGCCTACTTTGAGCAGCTCAAGATATCTCAGGATGCTTGGCAAGTCTGTGCAGAAGCATTAGCTCAGAGTATATACAG tgATGATCACATCAAGTTCTTCTGCTTTCAAGTTCTGGAACATCAAGTTAAGTTCAA ATACTCTGAGCTTACTGAAGTCCAGCAGCAGCTAATTAGGGAAACACTCATAACATGGCTGCAAGCACAG ATGCTGAATCCCCAGCCTGAGAAGACTTTCATTCGCAACAAAGCAGCACAAGTCTTCGCATTGCTTTTTGTTACTGAATATCTCACAAAATGGCCCAAGTTTTTTTTTGACATTCTGTCAGTAGTTGACCTTAATCCACGAGGTGTGGATATGTACCTCAGAATCCTGATGGCTGTTGATGCTGAGCTGGTGGACCGGGATGTTGTTCATACATCAGAG GAGGCTCGAAGGAACACCCTATTAAAAGATACTATGAGGGAACAGTGCATTCCAAGTTTGGTGGAATCGTGGTACCAAATCTTACAAAATTATCAATACAATAACTCAGAGTTGACATGCCAGTGCCTTGAAGTAGTTGGAGCTTATGTATCCTGGATAGATTTGAGCCTGATAGCCAATGAAAG gtttATAAATATGCTGCTAGGTCACATGTCTGTGGAAGTTCTCCGGGAAGAAGCCTGTGATTGTCTGTTTGAAATTGTAAATAAGGGGATGGACCCAATTGATAAAACAAAACTGGTTGAGTCTTTATGTCAAGTATTGCAGTCTGCTGGCCTCTTCAGTATTGATCAG GAGGATGATGTGGATTTTCTGGCCAGATTTTCCAAGCTGGTCAATGGGATGGGGCAAGCATTAATAGCTAGTTGGACTAAACTGATAAAAAATGGTGATATGAAGAGTGCTCAAGACACTCTACAAGCTATTGAAGCAAAAGTGGCCCTGATGTTGCAACTTCTAATTCATGAAGATGATGACATCTCTTCTAACATCATTGGCTTTTGTTACGACTACCTTCACATCCTGAAACAA ctttctgcACTTTCAGACCAGCAAAAAGCCAATGTAGag GCAATCATGTTGGCTGTTATGAAGAAGTTGACATATGATgaagaatataattttgaaaatgag GGTGAAGATGAAGCAATGTTTGTGGAGTACAGAAAACAGTTGAAACTGTTGCTGGACAGACTTGCTCAGGTTTCACCAGAATTACTATTGGCATCTGTCCGCAGAGTTTTTAACACTACACTTCA AAACTGGCAGACTACACGATTTATGGAAGTAGAAGTGGCAATAAGGCTGCTGTATATGTTGGCTGAGGCTCTTCCTGTATCTCATGGTGCTCACTTCTCTGGTGATGTTACTAAAGCTACAGCTTTACAAGACATGATGAGAACG CTGGTGACTTCCGGTGTTAGTGCCTATCAACACACATCCGTGACCCTGGAATTTTTTGAAACGGTGGTTAGATatgaaaaattctttgctgttgAACCTCAGCACATTCCAACTGTACTA ATGGCATTTTTAGATCACCGTGGTCTTCGTCATACAAGTCCCAAAGTACGCAGTCGAACAGCTTACCTCTTTTCCAGATTTGTCAAGTCTCTTAA TAAGCAAATGAATCCTTTTATTGAAGATGTTCTGAACAGAATACAAGACCTGATGGAACTTTCTCCTCCT GAAAATGGCTACCAGGCACTGTTAAGCAGTGATGATCAACTTTTCATTTATGAAACAGCTGGAGTGTTAATAGTTAACAGCGAATActctgcagaaagaaaacaggttCTGATGAGAAATTTGTTGACTCCGCTGATGGAGAAGTTCAAAGTATTGTTAGAAAAACTGATGATGGCACAAGACGAGGACAGACAGATGGCACTGGCTGACTGCCTCAATCATGCTGTTGGGTTTGCTAG CCGAACCAGCAAGGCTTTCAGCAATAAGCAAACTGTAAAACAATGTGGATGCTCAGAGGTTTATCTGGACTGCTTACAAACATTTCTGCCAGCTCTCAGTTGTCCATTACAAAAGGAAGTTCTGAGAAGTGGTGTCCGCACTTTCCTTCACCGCATGATTATTTGCCTagaggaagaagttcttccatTCATTCCTTCTGCCTCTGAACACATGCTTAAAGATTGTGAAGCAAAAGATCTTCAAGAATTCATTCCTCTTATAAACCAAATAACAGCTAAGTTTAAG ACACAGGTTTCACCTTTTCTGCAACAGATGTTTATGCCACTACTTCATGCTATTTTTGAGGTGTTGCTActtccagcagaagaaaatgaccAGTCTGCTGCTTTAGAAAAACAGATGCTACGGAGGAGTtactttgcttttctgcagaCAGTAACTGGCAGTGGAATGAGTGAAGTCATAGCTAATCAAG GTGCAGAGAATGTGGAACGTGTGTTGTTCACTGTCATTCAAGGAGCAGTGGATTACCCAGATCCTATTGCACAGAAGActtgttttattattctttctaaGTTGGTGGAGCTCTGGG gaGGTAAAGATGGACCAGTAGGTTTTGCAGACTTCGTCTACAAGCACATTGTTCCTGCATGTTTCTTAGCACCTTTGAAGCAAACGTTTGACTTAGCAGATGCCCAGACAGTACTG GCCTTATCAGAATGTGCAGTGACGTTAAAAACAATTCATCTCAAAAGG GGTCCTGAGTGCATTCAATATCTTCAGCAAGAGTATTTGCCTTCTTTGCAAGTAGCTCCTGAGATAATCCAG GAATTCTGTCAAGCACTTCAGCAGCCTGATgctaaagtttttaaaaattacttaaag gtttttttccagcgAGCCAAGCCCTAA